One window of the Marmota flaviventris isolate mMarFla1 chromosome 2, mMarFla1.hap1, whole genome shotgun sequence genome contains the following:
- the Lman1l gene encoding protein ERGIC-53-like translates to MLRVHGPDRLLCLLFLLLAPHSAEGDRLPWRRFEYKLSFKGPRLALPGAGIPFWSHHGDTILGLEEVRLVPSIRNQKGAVWSETSVLFPAWEVEMQMRVTGPGHRGAQGMAVWYTQNRGQVGSVFGGLASWDGIGIFFDSSAEDTQDSPAIRVVASDGYVPSEQLGDGASHQVLGSCHRDFRNRPYPIRTRITYWRQRLRVSLSTGLTPSDPDEVCVDVGSVLLAPGGFFGVSAATSTLADDHDVLSFLTFSLNEPGPEVPPQPFLEMEQLRLARQLEGLQAKLALGSRVVIIPQPNSKAREEGERLFDLEETLGRHNKILQDLQALSEQLAQAEMQWKKQLGFLGQARPDGAWVSSPLGIQVSTCEIPFIPQKGSHLSRSLCRTGNQDSAKISTLLYGQQTLLQALQEMSNAAAHMASGAQVFYLPVGTEHHFLELDQILSLLHKSLRDPVKAAVKSPRPSGWPPGASTCLRPGIFLFFLLIQTFGFFCYVNLRQELDKRLRECLSTGNLPLGAVPHIPRVLGTLRRQPLSPSMHA, encoded by the exons ATGCTGAGGGTCCATGGTCCAGATCGTTTGCTCTGCCTTCTATTCCTGCTCCTGGCCCCCCACAGCGCTGAGGGGGACCGTCTTCCTTGGCGCAGGTTTGAGTACAAGCTCAGCTTCAAAGGCCCAAGGCTGGCATTGCCTGGGGCTGGAATACCCTTCTGGAGCCATCACGGAG ACACCATCCTGGGCCTGGAGGAAGTACGCCTAGTGCCATCCATTAGGAACCAGAAGGGCGCGGTGTGGAGCGAGACTTCTGTCCTCTTCCCTGCTTGGGAGGTGGAGATGCAGATGAGGGTGACTGGGCCCGGGCACCGGGGAGCCCAGGGCATG GCTGTATGGTATACCCAGAACAGGGGCCAAGTTGGCTCTGTCTTTGGGGGGCTGGCCTCATGGGACGGCATCGGGATCTTCTTTGACTCCTCGGCCGAGGATACCCAG GACAGCCCTGCAATCCGTGTGGTGGCCAGCGATGGGTACGTCCCTTCTGAGCAGCTTGG GGATGGAGCAAGTCACCAGGTACTGGGCTCCTGTCACCGAGATTTCCGGAACCGGCCATATCCCATCAGAACACGGATCACCTACTGGAGGCAGAGGCTGCGT GTGTCTTTGAGCACTGGTCTCACTCCCAGTGACCCAGATGAGGTCTGTGTCGATGTGGGGTCCGTGCTTTTGGCTCCTGGAGGTTTCTTTGGGGTCTCAGCAGCCACCAGCACCCTGGCAG ATGACCATGATGTCCTGTCGTTCCTGACTTTCAGCCTGAACGAGCCGGGTCCAGAG GTTCCCCCTCAGCCCTTCCTGGAGATGGAGCAGCTTCGTCTGGCAAGGCAGCTGGAAGGGCTGCAAGCCAAGCTGGCCCTGGGCAGCAGGGTGGTTATAATTCCACAGCCAAACTCAAAAGCCCGGGAAGAGG GGGAAAGGCTCTTTGACCTGGAGGAGACATTGGGCAGACACAACAAGATCCTGCAGGACCTCCAGGCTCTCTCTGAGCAGTTGGCCCAGGCAGAGATGCAATGGAAGAAGCAGCTGGGGTTCCTAGGCCAGGCAAGGCCTGATGGAGCCTGGGTGAGTAGCCCCTTGGGCATCCAAGTCTCCACCTGTG AGATTCCATTCATCCCCCAAAAGGGCAGCCACCTCTCTAGGTCACTCTGCAGGACAGGGAACCAA GATTCTGCCAAGATCAGCACCCTGCTCTATGGACAGCAGACTTTGCTCCAGGCCCTGCAAGAGATGAG caatGCAGCTGCTCACATGGCCTCAGGAGCCCAGGTCTTCTACCTGCCTGTGGGCACTGAACACCATTTCTTAGAGCTGGACCAGATCCTGAGCCTCCTGCATAAGAGTCTTCGGGACCCAGTG AAAGCAGCAGTCAAGTCCCCCCGCCCATCTGGATGGCCCCCAGGAGCCTCCACATGTCTACGGCCTGGCAtcttcctgttcttcctccttATCCAGACTTTTGGCTTTTTCTGCTATGTGAATCTTAG GCAGGAGCTGGACAAGAGGCTTCGGGAGTGTTTGTCCACAGGAAACCTTCCTTTGGGTGCTGTGCCACACATCCCTAGGGTGCTGGGAACCCTGAGGAGGCAGCCCCTCTCCCCCAGCATGCATGCCTGA